From a single Solenopsis invicta isolate M01_SB chromosome 6, UNIL_Sinv_3.0, whole genome shotgun sequence genomic region:
- the LOC105205187 gene encoding cytochrome P450 9e2-like produces MEYWTIVLSILAGILAIYYYSFRKNANVFQQHGIPQAKQFSSLEWLWRIFIRPRSFAEVIKDIYKVHSDAKYIGVFNFSQIVLVIRDLELIKSVAIKNFDAFQDHLFFGNEAQDPLFGTNLLALRGDKWREMRVLLSPAFTVSKMKAMFPLMSECAVNFSEYLINVSSDKRVMEMRDIFTRYANDVIATCAFGIHVDSMRDPENNFYVFGKKAVDFGVINIIKIMLHQHMPSLVSLLNIKLMDDRTKEFFVNLVANTIRTRDEKGITRPDMIQLMMDGRGKREPGKELTILDMTSQAFIFFLAGFDTSSTLISFAAHEIAVNPDVQEKLHNEIDKVLKDTNGHPSYEEINGMKYLNAVINETLRKYPAQIMTDRLCVKDFELPAALPGAKPYLVKKDTRLWIPFYALQRDPKYFPEPDKFKPERFLDAGDQCNFDAYHPFGLGPRMCIGNRFALLETRILFFHLLARCQLKPCEKTLISAKLQKGGFQMRIEGGFWLSVVPRENQEPTITKAN; encoded by the coding sequence ATGGAGTACTGGACGATAGTCTTATCAATATTAGCCGGCATACTGGCCATTTATTATTACTCGTTCCGCAAAAATGCAAATGTGTTTCAGCAACACGGAATTCCACAGGCAAAACAATTTTCCTCCTTGGAATGGCTTTGGAGAATTTTCATCCGTCCAAGAAGCTTCGCCGaagttattaaagatatatataaagtgCATTCCGATGCTAAGTACATTGGCGTTTTTAATTTCTCACAAATAGTCCTAGTGATTCGCGATCTCGAACTGATTAAATCTGTTGCAATCAAAAACTTTGACGCCTTCCAAGATCATCTCTTTTTCGGCAATGAGGCTCAAGATCCGCTTTTCGGAACAAATCTACTCGCTCTTCGCGGCGATAAGTGGCGCGAAATGAGAGTGCTTTTGAGTCCCGCTTTTACAGTTAGCAAAATGAAAGCCATGTTTCCATTGATGTCCGAGTGCGCTGTGAATTTTTCGGAGTACTTGATAAACGTATCGTCGGACAAACGCGTTATGGAAATGAGAGACATATTCACGAGGTACGCTAACGACGTGATCGCCACATGCGCCTTTGGTATTCACGTGGATTCGATGAGAGAtccggaaaataatttttatgtcttCGGTAAAAAAGCGGTAGATTTTGGagtgattaatattataaaaatcatgcTGCATCAACATATGCCGTCACTCGTAAGTCTGTTGAACATTAAGTTAATGGATGACCGTACTAAAGAATTCTTTGTAAATCTCGTAGCTAACACTATAAGGACCAGAGATGAGAAAGGTATTACTCGTCCAGATATGATTCAACTGATGATGGACGGTAGAGGTAAAAGGGAACCCGGGAAAGAATTGACCATTTTGGACATGACATCGCAGgcgttcattttttttctcgctgGGTTCGATACCAGCTCGACGCTGATAAGTTTCGCGGCGCACGAAATTGCTGTTAATCCAGATGTCCAGGAGAAGCTGCACAATGAGATCGATAAGGTTTTGAAAGACACGAACGGTCATCCGTCTTACGAGGAGATCAACGGAATGAAGTATCTAAACGCAGTTATCAACGAGACTCTCAGAAAATATCCGGCACAAATAATGACGGATAGATTATGCGTGAAAGACTTCGAGCTACCTGCCGCACTGCCGGGCGCAAAGCCGTATCTTGTGAAAAAAGATACGAGACTCTGGATCCCATTTTACGCGCTTCAACGCGATCCGAAATACTTTCCAGAACCGGATAAATTTAAACCTGAGAGATTCCTCGACGCGGGAGATCAGTGCAATTTTGACGCTTATCATCCATTTGGATTAGGCCCGAGAATGTGTATCGGCAATAGATTCGCATTGCTGGAGACGAGGATTTTATTCTTTCACCTTCTGGCTCGATGCCAATTAAAGCCGTGCGAGAAAACTTTGATATCTGCAAAGCTACAGAAAGGAGGATTCCAAATGCGAATCGAAGGCGGTTTCTGGTTGAGCGTTGTACCCAGAGAGAACCAAGAGCCTACGATTACAAAAGCAAACTAG